The Musa acuminata AAA Group cultivar baxijiao chromosome BXJ2-2, Cavendish_Baxijiao_AAA, whole genome shotgun sequence genome has a segment encoding these proteins:
- the LOC135605681 gene encoding wall-associated receptor kinase 3-like → MGWVELLLLLLLTVSSMGLTNVESASTKEPFTLPSNCQKRCGNINIEYPFGIGNGCYRRGFNLICTNNTSQPPRLFLGDGKLEITRIDLKTGTVRVMTPIVTMGVDKFINVTLIDLQNWPYSLRSLGLETQNSYARYTFNFLYVSGCSVVADLVDPTTNTIIDTCITRCTSSDNSQCTLALYDWNSTSLEVQLTRLNQSELHLLNASSAKVFVFDDDKATTDDLQGIVKGRSSEVETALSWYIKDYPTCEEAKKNMETYACVSPNSDCYNVLNYAYTNYNYGYLCGCSLNYQGNPYLANGCEDTSSILVPNKGCPTSCGGVNISFPFGLRKGCYRSQTFALTCNRTYKPPTLFFQDDYIVRNISLAEGQLELSAPNRTTIPSYYSSYIYDNHFLDETGPFTRLEQLSIFSWVIESQHCEEARKNETTFACVDKNSLCVNITKTSPRYVRRYPYNFFIGYRGNPYNADGCKDIDECSFPNKNVCNGICRNTIGGHECLPHKKQTVLLGLIIGVSLGSGLLLLSISFIVLRRKWKIRKQKKIRERHFHQNHGLLLEQLISSKVAERTNIFSLEEIEKATNNFDETRVLGRGGHGTVYKGILSDQRVVAIKKSKIVRKNEIDQFINEVTILSQIRHRNIVRLFGCCLETEVPLLVYEFISNGTLADHLHVSDGNSTLSWEARLRIATETAGALAYLHSAASISILHRDVKSSNILLDDNFMAKVSDFGASRFIPLDETHIITVIQGTFGYLDPEYYQTSQLTEKSDVYSFGVILLELLTGKKPVFSIEHENRQNLSMYFLQAMREKHSFDLVEERIMKEGTKQELLEIIQLIEMCLKLNGIERPTMKEVEHKLQSLRRIGKKKRYLFQKVWKKASIC, encoded by the exons atggGTTGGGTggagctgttgctgctgctgctgctgacagTGAGTTCAATGGGTTTAACAAATGTAGAAAGCGCGTCGACAAAGGAGCCTTTCACTTTACCTTCCAATTGCCAAAAAAGATGTGGTAATATCAATATTGAGTATCCTTTCGGCATAGGCAATGGCTGTTATCGTCGGGGCTTTAATCTTATTTGCACGAACAATACCAGCCAACCTCCAAGGCTCTTCTTGGGTGACGGAAAACTAGAGATCACTAGAATCGATTTGAAAACTGGGACTGTGCGCGTCATGACACCCATTGTCACCATGGGTGTGGACAAGTTCATTAATGTTACGTTAATTGATCTTCAGAATTGGCCTTACTCTTTAAGATCATTGGGTCTAGAAACGCAGAATTCTTACGCAAGATATACATTTAATTTTTTGTATGTGTCTGGTTGCAGCGTGGTTGCCGACCTAGTGGATCCCACTACTAATACGATTATCGATACTTGCATAACTAGATGCACTTCCAGTGACAACAGTCAGTGCACACTTGCTTTATATGATTGGAATAGTACTTCATTGGAGGTTCAATTAACTCGACTCAATCAGAGTGAGCTTCATTTGCTTAATGCTTCCAGTGCCAAAGTTTTCGTGTTCGATGATGACAAAGCCACCACAGATGATCTCCAAGGAATAGTGAAAGGTAGGAGCTCGGAAGTGGAGACTGCCCTATCATGGTACATCAAAGACTATCCTACCTGCGAAGAGGCCAAGAAGAATATGGAAACTTATGCCTGCGTCAGTCCCAATAGCGACTGCTACAACGTGCTTAATTATGCTTATACGAATTATAATTATGGGTACTTATGCGGATGTTCTCTTAATTATCAAGGCAATCCATACCTAGCAAATGGTTGTGAAG ATACATCTTCTATTTTGGTTCCGAACAAAGGCTGTCCAACAAGCTGTGGTGGTGTTAACATCTCTTTTCCATTCGGGCTAAGAAAGGGTTGTTACAGAAGCCAGACATTTGCTCTAACATGCAACAGGACATATAAGCCTCCTACTCTCTTCTTCCAGGACGATTACATAGTGCGCAATATCTCATTGGCGGAAGGACAACTGGAACTCAGTGCACCAAACAGAACAACAATCCCTTCATATTACAGTTCTTACATTTATGACAACCACTTCTTGGATGAAACTGGACCTTTCACTCGACTAGAACAGCTGTCGATCTTTAGTTGGGTAATTGAGTCTCAGCATTGCGAGGAAGCAAGAAAGAACGAGACCACATTCGCATGCGTCGACAAAAACAGTTTGTGTGTGAACATTACCAAAACTTCTCCCAGATATGTCCGGCGGTATCCTTACAATTTCTTTATAGGTTATCGAGGAAATCCATACAATGCCGACGGATGTAAAG ATATTGATGAGTGCAGCTTTCCCAACAAAAACGTTTGCAATGGGATATGCAGAAATACGATAGGTGGTCACGAGTGCCTTCCTCACAAAAAACAGACTGTTTTGTTAG GGCTCATAATCGGTGTAAGTCTTGGCAGTGGCTTATTGCTATTAAGCATAAGTTTTATCGTCCTAAGAAGGAAATGGAAGAtaagaaagcaaaagaaaataaGAGAAAGGCACTTCCACCAAAATCATGGACTACTATTAGAACAGCTAATCTCTTCTAAAGTTGCTGAGAGAACAAACATATTTTCTCTAGAAGAGATAGAAAAGGCAACCAACAATTTTGACGAAACTCGAGTACTCGGTCGAGGAGGCCATGGCACAGTTTATAAAGGAATTTTATCAGATCAACGCGTAGTCGCCATAAAGAAGTCCAAAATAGTAAGGAAGAATGAGATAGATCAATTCATCAATGAGGTTACAATTCTTTCTCAAATTCGTCATAGAAACATCGTCAGGCTTTTTGGATGCTGTTTAGAAACAGAAGTCCCCTTGTTAGTCTATGAATTCATCTCCAACGGGACCCTTGCAGACCACCTCCATGTTTCAGATGGTAATTCTACATTATCATGGGAAGCTCGTTTGAGGATCGCTACAGAAACTGCCGGCGCTCTTGCCTATCTGCACTCGGCTGCTTCAATATCAATTTTACATAGAGATGTTAAGTCATCAAATATTCTTTTGGATGATAATTTCATGGCAAAAGTATCGGATTTTGGAGCCTCGAGATTTATCCCGCTTGATGAAACTCATATAATTACTGTTATCCAAGGCACCTTTGGATACTTGGATCCAGAATATTACCAGACTAGTCAATTGACGGAGAAAAGTGATGTTTATAGCTTTGGGGTTATTCTTCTGGAGCTTCTGACAGGAAAGAAACCTGTTTTCTCCATTGAGCATGAGAATAGGCAAAACCTATCTATGTATTTTCTTCAAGCAATGAGAGAGAAGCATTCTTTTGATCTCGTGGAAGAACGTATCATGAAAGAAGGAACTAAACAAGAGCTTCTCGAGATTATTCAACTGATagaaatgtgtttgaagttgaatgggaTTGAAAGGCCAACGATGAAAGAAGTGGAGCATAAATTACAAAGCTTAAGAAGGATTGGAAAGAAAAAACGATATCTATTCCAGAAGGTATGGAAGAAAGCGAGTATCTGCTAA
- the LOC135605682 gene encoding kinase-interacting family protein-like isoform X1 — MLYGTKGHNKAVSVATHLSAMATTTATTASYHASCRSSTCPPWLQAALADIEQRVQSLAVNIPDDPESDSFAERAENYYQKRPQLIALLHDLHHRYLYLADRYAQSLLYRHHRRTSSVPSDLDADEDTDLPDSTCSDAESSLSFQTLPAQPRPQFQGPNPAVAAADLDMIMAELVLAAVERDLVEAEGAEVERRLAESARKIELQGSLVEVLEAERMVLLGENARLGFRAAAAEEEARAVAAELGYMRRRAGELARAVVKLREDHRVCLLGRRIEGLQAQIYGLERRNRECFEAMARREKEKGEARAEVDRLREENRRLRQEAEAARARRRSGRSWWERVRRFDWAPASCAPHVRESKVPKNCFYI; from the exons ATGCTCTA CGGTACGAAGGGCCACAACAAAGCGGTCTCTGTGGCTACGCATCTCAGCGCGATGGCGACGACGACTGCGACGACAGCGAGCTATCACGCCTCGTGTCGGTCGTCCACATGCCCGCCTTGGCTACAAGCGGCGCTTGCAG ATATAGAGCAAAGGGTGCAATCACTTGCGGTGAATATACCGGACGACCCGGAATCGGACTCGTTTGCGGAGCGGGCGGAGAACTACTACCAGAAGCGGCCTCAACTCATCGCCCTCCTTCACGACCTCCACCACCGCTACCTCTACCTGGCCGACCGCTACGCCCAGTCTCTACTCTACCGCCACCACCGTCGCACCTCCTCCGTCCCCTCCGACCTCGACGCCGATGAAGACACCGACCTCCCGGACTCCACTTGCTCCGACGCCGAGAGCTCCCTCTCCTTCCAAACCTTACCCGCTCAGCCCCGTCCGCAGTTCCAAGGTCCGAACCCCGCCGTCGCGGCCGCCGATCTAGACATGATCATGGCGGAGCTGGTGCTGGCAGCGGTGGAGCGGGACCTTGTGGAGGCGGAGGGGGCGGAGGTGGAGCGACGGTTGGCGGAGTCGGCGCGCAAGATCGAGCTGCAGGGGAGCTTGGTTGAAGTGCTCGAGGCAGAGCGGATGGTGCTGCTGGGTGAGAACGCTCGGCTAGGGTTCCGGGCGGCGGCCGCGGAGGAGGAGGCGCGGGCAGTGGCTGCGGAGTTGGGGTACATGCGGCGGCGGGCGGGGGAGCTGGCGCGGGCAGTGGTGAAGCTGCGGGAGGACCACCGGGTGTGCCTGCTGGGCCGGAGGATCGAGGGCCTCCAGGCGCAAATCTATGGCCTGGAGCGGCGCAACCGGGAGTGCTTCGAGGCCATGGCGAGgcgggagaaggagaagggggagGCGCGGGCGGAGGTGGACCGCCTCCGGGAGGAGAACCGCCGGCTGAGgcaggaggcggaggcggcgcggGCCAGGCGGCGATCGGGCCGGAGCTGGTGGGAGCGGGTGCGGCGGTTCGACTGGGCCCCAGCCTCGTGTGCGCCGCACGTGAGGGAATCCAAGGTGCCCAAGAATTGTTTCTACATATAA
- the LOC135605682 gene encoding kinase-interacting family protein-like isoform X2: MATTTATTASYHASCRSSTCPPWLQAALADIEQRVQSLAVNIPDDPESDSFAERAENYYQKRPQLIALLHDLHHRYLYLADRYAQSLLYRHHRRTSSVPSDLDADEDTDLPDSTCSDAESSLSFQTLPAQPRPQFQGPNPAVAAADLDMIMAELVLAAVERDLVEAEGAEVERRLAESARKIELQGSLVEVLEAERMVLLGENARLGFRAAAAEEEARAVAAELGYMRRRAGELARAVVKLREDHRVCLLGRRIEGLQAQIYGLERRNRECFEAMARREKEKGEARAEVDRLREENRRLRQEAEAARARRRSGRSWWERVRRFDWAPASCAPHVRESKVPKNCFYI, translated from the exons ATGGCGACGACGACTGCGACGACAGCGAGCTATCACGCCTCGTGTCGGTCGTCCACATGCCCGCCTTGGCTACAAGCGGCGCTTGCAG ATATAGAGCAAAGGGTGCAATCACTTGCGGTGAATATACCGGACGACCCGGAATCGGACTCGTTTGCGGAGCGGGCGGAGAACTACTACCAGAAGCGGCCTCAACTCATCGCCCTCCTTCACGACCTCCACCACCGCTACCTCTACCTGGCCGACCGCTACGCCCAGTCTCTACTCTACCGCCACCACCGTCGCACCTCCTCCGTCCCCTCCGACCTCGACGCCGATGAAGACACCGACCTCCCGGACTCCACTTGCTCCGACGCCGAGAGCTCCCTCTCCTTCCAAACCTTACCCGCTCAGCCCCGTCCGCAGTTCCAAGGTCCGAACCCCGCCGTCGCGGCCGCCGATCTAGACATGATCATGGCGGAGCTGGTGCTGGCAGCGGTGGAGCGGGACCTTGTGGAGGCGGAGGGGGCGGAGGTGGAGCGACGGTTGGCGGAGTCGGCGCGCAAGATCGAGCTGCAGGGGAGCTTGGTTGAAGTGCTCGAGGCAGAGCGGATGGTGCTGCTGGGTGAGAACGCTCGGCTAGGGTTCCGGGCGGCGGCCGCGGAGGAGGAGGCGCGGGCAGTGGCTGCGGAGTTGGGGTACATGCGGCGGCGGGCGGGGGAGCTGGCGCGGGCAGTGGTGAAGCTGCGGGAGGACCACCGGGTGTGCCTGCTGGGCCGGAGGATCGAGGGCCTCCAGGCGCAAATCTATGGCCTGGAGCGGCGCAACCGGGAGTGCTTCGAGGCCATGGCGAGgcgggagaaggagaagggggagGCGCGGGCGGAGGTGGACCGCCTCCGGGAGGAGAACCGCCGGCTGAGgcaggaggcggaggcggcgcggGCCAGGCGGCGATCGGGCCGGAGCTGGTGGGAGCGGGTGCGGCGGTTCGACTGGGCCCCAGCCTCGTGTGCGCCGCACGTGAGGGAATCCAAGGTGCCCAAGAATTGTTTCTACATATAA